The sequence ATAATTATGTAGGACATGTGAGTTTGGTGAAATGAAAGTATAAATCAAACGGAGTGAATATTGTGAGCAATAGTCATATTAATTACATCATGAGAAGATCAATTCTAAATAAAGTGATCGTTTTTATAGCACTAAATACATTGTGTGATAGTAAAATATATTCTCAATGTTCTCTCAACAACGGTTCAGCGTGTGTTTGTGAAGATGGCACTTCAGCATGCCTGTTGCTTCCTGATTTGGTTATATCACATACTGCGATCACGGGAGTTAACGGGTATAAAGAATATTCGCAAAGTGGGAACACACTCTTCAATGGTCAAATACTGGTAACCGGCGCAACACCCAATACAGGATATGGCCCCTTGCATGTATTAACCGTAGATACTTTTGTATGCAGCGGTGATACAATTATCGGCAAGGCCCCTACCCTCTGCCCTGATGGAAGTAATCCGAAAATATTTGTAAAACAACGTATCTACACGAAAAATGGATCAGCAATTTCCAGCTATGATGTTTCAGCAGGAATAATGTCATATCACAATACTCATCTTCATATGCATGTTGAAGACTGGCTGTATGTCAGTCTTCGCATGAAAAATTCTTTAACGCCCGATCCCCGGCAATGGGATATAGTGGGTCAAGCAGCAAAAATCAGTTTTTGCCTGTCAGATTTTGATGAATGTTCACAAAGCAACGGATATTGCCGCGACAACGCTAACCAGGTACTTGATAGTTCCAATATCAACAATTACGGAATGGGTATACGCACTCCTGGTTGCGATAAAGAACAAAGTATCTCTGTAGGATATGTGGATATCTATCCCTTTAACACACCCGGTATGAATATCACTATCCCTTATGGCACATGTAATGGCCAATACTGGTTGGTTGTCGAAGTGGATCCAATGGATCACTTCATGGAATCAAATAATAATAATAACTGGGTTGCGGTTCCTATAAACCTGACGAAACAAAGCAATACACCTGTTGCATCCATCTCCACTAAACAAGGGAGAGTACTTTGTTCAGGAACAGATTCTATCGTATTAAAAGCCAATTTAGGAACTTCCTACCTCTGGTCGAATGGGGAAACAACACAATCCATTATAGTTAAACAAAAGGGGAACTATAGCGTTAACGTTACAAATCAATGCGGCACCGCCCTTTCAGACACCTTGAAAATAGTTGCACTTGCTGATCCCAAGATAATCCAGGTATCTGCAGATACAATCTGCCAAACAGGAAATGCCACGCTGTCAGCAAGTGGTTTTGGTGAAATGTATTGGTATGATTCGACCGGGGTTTTCCAATTTAAGGGTAACCATTTTGTAACACCCGTGATATCATCTACAACAAAGTACTTGGTTTCAGCAATTACTTCATTTGCGGCCGATACTTTTCATACCATGCAGGTGCAGACTACATTACATTTAACTGTTTTACTCCTCTTACCATACGAAGCATAAAAGTATATGCGGATTCTGTCAGGCTCAGAACATTTCAACTGTTTGATAATTTGGATAATCTACTTGAATCCATCGCGGTATTTATACCCGCCGGCGAAAGCAGAGTTGTTTTAAACTTTTCTGTAAAACCTGGTTATGGATATAAGTTATTCAGTAAAACTCCTTACCTGTGGAGGGATACAATCCCTTCTTTTTCTCCCTACAGGATTTCTAATATTATAGAATTATACGGCACAGGACAGGATAAATACTATCCGTACATGTACGACTGGGAGATCGTGACCGAAGCTAACAAGACATGTGAAAGTATCCGACAGGTTGTATTTGCACAGGTTGGCAACCGGCACTTGTTAAGTATTACTGGTTTGGATACTGTTTATAGAAATACCGATTCTGCGGTGACAATGACAGGTGTCCCTCCGGGAGGTGTTTTCTTTGGAGCTGGTGTAAACGGAAATACTTTTGACCCTTCACTCGCAGGTATCGGGACTCATACTGTTAAATACGCCTATATGGATGAGTTGGGATGCACAGACAGCACATTACTTCAGGTTACAGTAAACAGCAGCCAATCCGTCAACCAGGCAGATTCACTTTACCCAATATTCAATGTGTTTTCTAATCCCTCCTCCGGGTTATTTACGATGAAGGTTAAATCTGTTGAGCCGTACAAAATCGCAGTTTATGATATAATGGGCAATCAAATAAAAGATAAAACTTCTTTCGTCAACACAGGGGAATTAACTCTTGATCTGAGAGAGTTTCCTCAAGGCATATATACAGTAGGTATTATGACTAAAAATCATTCAGCACAAAAAAAAATAATTGTTAATTAAGCTAATTTGTTTATGAGAAAAATCTATGCCCTTGTTATTTATATGCTATTCGTACAGTTATATATATCCAGTGCAATAGCACAATGCAATTGCTCCTGTAATATTACCATCAGTACAGTTTATAATGGAAACCTTACGGTGATGACCGGGGATTCGGTATGCGTAACACCAACCGGAGTGGTCAATGGAAATATAACCCTATCCTCCGGAGGCAAATTGTGTAATGAAGGTATTATCCGAGGTGGGCTAACACTCACCAATGGTGGTGTTTTAGACAAAGAAGTATTATGTAATAAGGGTCAGTATTACCTCACCAGCCTGGCCCCTTATGTACATTGCGTAGTAAATAATTATGGCACAATGGTTATTTGTGGAGATATACCAGGAGTAAAAAGTTTTAAGGTCAACAACTATGCAGGTGCATGCTTATATGTTGGTGGAAATGTAAAAGGTGTAAACGGAACCCACCCGGATTGGTATTTAGGAGGTTAAGTTACAATCGTTGGGAATTTAGATTTTTCGAACGCTACTACTGCCACAATCACTTTTGCCGGTATGGTCAGTGTAGGTGGAAATATTTCAACATCGACTCAAACCAATCTTGTCGTGAAAAGCGGAAGTTGTGTGAATGTAGGTAATAACATTTCTCTAACTGCATTTTCTCAGATTACCGGACCAACATCCGGAGGATACGGACAGATACGTGTTGGCAACGGGATTACCAGAAGTGCTGCTACTACAGCTATATCCGGAAATGTGGATCTTTGCATACAAAATAACCCCAATATACGCCCGTCTGGTGCGGGCACCATTCCTCCTTCTGTTACATTTTGCACAAATAATGTGAATTGTGTGCCTACGCAAACATGTGCATTAAGTTGCTGTGTGAAACCTACTTTGGTTATAACCCCGATTGCTATTTGCAAAGGAGATAGCGATAGTCTCTCTGCCAGTGGAGCTACTACTTATAAATGGTCAACAGGGGATACGACCCCTAGTATTTCGGTGAGCCCTTCTGTTACTACAACCTATACAGTAATAGGAACTACCTCAGGATGCAGTGATACCGCGACGGTAGTTGTTACTGTAAATCCGACACCTATATTGTCAGTAATCCCGCAGAAAATTTGCGAAGGCAGCACAGCTACCCTTACGGCTAATGGTGCCGCCACATATTCGTGGAATACAGGAGCGCAGACTGCCGGAGTATCAGTGAGCCCTTTAACTACTACAACGTATACTGTTGTTGGAACATCTGTTGACGGTTGTAACGCCACAACAACAGTTACAGTTACAGTGAATCCAAATCCATCTATAACCACCACTGGTGCCAATGTTTGTACTGGTCAATCCGGAACTATTTCCTCCGGCGGGGCGCTCAGCTATATCTGGCAGCCGGGTAATCTTTCTGGAGCATCTCAGATATTATCTCCTGTACAAACTACTACTTATACGGTAACGGGAACAGATGCGGATGGCTGTAGCAATACGGCGGTAGCAGTAATAACAGTAAATCAAAATCCGGTAATATCTGCTACAGGTGGTTCTATCTGCAAGGGTGGAGGCAGTGTTCAGATGGGATCATCGGGTGCTGTTACATATAGTTGGATCCCCACAACTGGATTAAGCAATGCAAATATTGCAAAC is a genomic window of Bacteroidota bacterium containing:
- a CDS encoding SprB repeat-containing protein, producing the protein MVSVGGNISTSTQTNLVVKSGSCVNVGNNISLTAFSQITGPTSGGYGQIRVGNGITRSAATTAISGNVDLCIQNNPNIRPSGAGTIPPSVTFCTNNVNCVPTQTCALSCCVKPTLVITPIAICKGDSDSLSASGATTYKWSTGDTTPSISVSPSVTTTYTVIGTTSGCSDTATVVVTVNPTPILSVIPQKICEGSTATLTANGAATYSWNTGAQTAGVSVSPLTTTTYTVVGTSVDGCNATTTVTVTVNPNPSITTTGANVCTGQSGTISSGGALSYIWQPGNLSGASQILSPVQTTTYTVTGTDADGCSNTAVAVITVNQNPVISATGGSICKGGGSVQMGSSGAVTYSWIPTTGLSNANIANPIASLQQAATYTVTGTDANGCSNTAVALIILNPAPTITSALKDVLCFGSPTGSITATPSAGSTPYSYLWNNGQSNQTASGLIAGAYTITVTDANNCTAIESITITEPPALILTISGTSVCPNALGSAGTTVSGGTLNYTYQWNNGQTTSLATGLSIGNYTLTVTDAKGCTTTNTISINSNPAPTANFTSKAVCFNNPTVMINNSMPGSGLTYSWNLGNGNTSTLQ
- a CDS encoding T9SS type A sorting domain-containing protein, with product MDNLLESIAVFIPAGESRVVLNFSVKPGYGYKLFSKTPYLWRDTIPSFSPYRISNIIELYGTGQDKYYPYMYDWEIVTEANKTCESIRQVVFAQVGNRHLLSITGLDTVYRNTDSAVTMTGVPPGGVFFGAGVNGNTFDPSLAGIGTHTVKYAYMDELGCTDSTLLQVTVNSSQSVNQADSLYPIFNVFSNPSSGLFTMKVKSVEPYKIAVYDIMGNQIKDKTSFVNTGELTLDLREFPQGIYTVGIMTKNHSAQKKIIVN